The Scleropages formosus chromosome 11, fSclFor1.1, whole genome shotgun sequence genome window below encodes:
- the LOC108940949 gene encoding macrophage mannose receptor 1-like: MGWSVTLLLISGFSILHTNFSAEIYFVNMNKSWNEAQSYCREKYTDLVTIDNPEEMNRVINRVNLTGYTGPAWIGLEKGNSWNWQWSLEERLLYSDGQTGFSNWDSGQPNNYQGKEHCVQMCSSGKWKDISCENTFSFVCYNVPLILVQENKTWNEALNYCRQKYVDLVSVHDDKMQQWVARMAENATSDHVWLGLRFSCFLNFWFWVSGHTVCYDNWAPGNGTGHCGNTAAVQSGGGHQWVSLPETQELNFICVACLRIRSDQHGNITEFYFNNSRCSGFIPQ; encoded by the exons ATGGGGTGGAGTGTCACTCTTCTGCTGATCTCAG GGTTCTCCATACTTCATACAAACTTCAGTGCTGAGATTTATTTTGTGAACATGAATAAGAGCTGGAATGAAGCACAGAGTTACTGCAGAGAGAAGTACACTGACCTGGTTACCATTGACaacccagaggaaatgaacagagtGATTAACAGGGTAAACCTCACTGGTTATACTGGACCAGCCTGGATAGGACTGGAGAAGGGAAACTCGTGGAACTGGCAGTGGTCCCTGGAAGAGAGACTTCTCTACAGTGATGGACAGACTGGGTTCTCAAACTGGGACAGTGGTCAACCTAACAATTATCAGGGAAAAGAACATTGTGTACAAATGTGTTCATCAGGAAAATGGAAAGATATTTCCTGTgagaacacattttcatttgtttgctaTAATG TTCCGCTCATCCTGGTCCAAGAGAATAAGACCTGGAATGAAGCTCTGAACTACTGCAGACAGAAATATGTGGACCTGGTATCTGTCCATGATGATAAGATGCAGCAGTGGGTGGCGAGGATGGCTGAAAATGCTACCAGTGATCATGTGTGGTTGGGTCTGCGCTTCTCTTGCTTCCTTAACTTCTGGTTCTGGGTCAGTGGACACACTGTCTGCTATGACAACTGGGCCCCAGGTAATGGGACTGGACACTGTGGGAACACTGCGGCTGTCCAGTCTGGAGGAGGACATCAGTGGGTCAGTCTGCCTGAGACTCAGGAGCTCAACTTCATCTGTGTCGCATGTCTAA gaATCAGATCAGACCAACATGGAAATataactgaattttattttaataattccaggtgctcaggtttcatcccacagtga